From a region of the Streptomyces sp. NBC_01454 genome:
- a CDS encoding class I SAM-dependent DNA methyltransferase, which translates to MTEPDTVQATREAYDALAPTYAQLFHDTLRDRPLERAFLSAFAELVRTNGDGKVADLGCGPGHLTAHLHGLGLHAFGIDASPVMVELAREAHPGLRFEVGSMAALDIEEGALGGVLSRWSVIHTPPQDLPALLAEFARVLAPGGHLVIDFPATDGPHHETQAYNHTVVTAYRWSPDRLAELLRDHGLAESARLVIEPRPTDRRQFQEVQLLAYKA; encoded by the coding sequence ATGACCGAACCCGACACCGTGCAGGCCACCCGCGAGGCCTACGACGCCCTCGCCCCCACCTACGCGCAGCTGTTCCACGACACCCTGCGCGACCGTCCTTTGGAGCGCGCCTTCCTGAGTGCCTTCGCGGAGCTGGTGCGGACGAACGGCGACGGCAAGGTGGCGGACCTCGGCTGCGGACCGGGCCACCTCACAGCTCACCTCCACGGGCTGGGCCTGCATGCCTTCGGCATCGACGCCTCCCCTGTGATGGTCGAGCTCGCTCGCGAAGCCCACCCCGGGCTGCGGTTCGAGGTCGGCTCGATGGCCGCGCTGGACATCGAGGAGGGCGCGCTCGGCGGGGTGCTCTCGCGGTGGTCCGTCATCCACACCCCGCCGCAGGACCTGCCCGCCCTCTTGGCCGAGTTCGCCCGGGTCCTGGCTCCCGGCGGGCATCTTGTGATCGACTTCCCTGCCACTGACGGCCCCCACCACGAGACGCAGGCCTACAACCACACGGTGGTGACGGCCTACCGCTGGTCCCCCGATCGCCTTGCCGAGCTCCTGCGCGATCACGGATTGGCGGAGTCCGCCCGCCTGGTGATCGAGCCGAGGCCCACTGACCGGCGGCAGTTCCAGGAAGTCCAGCTCCTCGCATACAAGGCGTAG
- a CDS encoding M64 family metallopeptidase translates to MRTHTSRRNPIRSAVSVGILAVAVATATATGAAGATAQGATPTAPPHAQQTQQVEFFTGASGHPRHTGVPVSKPLSPSERATIAGDGDVTPIVQNGPVGSKLDVVFIGDGYTAAQQEDFHADVRTKWAKMSAVEPYASYTGLFNVWAVDAVSHDSGVSGDPTQDVVRDTALNSAFFCDGTERLLCVDTNKVESYAAKAPAADLVVVLSNSTKYGGAGYNDISSQVGYDGIATASSDNDRSDQIAVHETGHSLGKLADEYEYGESGTYSGPEPTQANLSTLSADQMTAQQQKWYRWIGQESPDGGTVGAFEGGGYYPHGLNRPTENSIMRSLGRQFNLPGREAMIAGFYRCASVLSSPVTTDRAVPRGARIRVAVPASARVRWYVDGRERRAARGRHTVVPRALGVPADGRTHRVTVRATDRTDAVRDPAVRKLMSRSLTWRVAAY, encoded by the coding sequence ATGCGCACTCACACCTCCAGACGCAATCCCATACGCAGCGCGGTGTCCGTCGGCATCCTCGCGGTGGCGGTGGCCACCGCGACGGCCACCGGGGCCGCCGGGGCCACCGCCCAGGGCGCCACCCCGACAGCGCCCCCGCACGCGCAACAGACCCAGCAAGTCGAGTTCTTCACAGGGGCCTCCGGACACCCTCGGCATACCGGTGTCCCCGTCTCCAAGCCCCTCTCCCCGTCCGAGCGGGCCACGATCGCCGGCGACGGCGACGTGACCCCGATCGTGCAGAACGGGCCGGTCGGCAGCAAGCTCGACGTCGTCTTCATCGGTGACGGCTACACCGCCGCCCAGCAGGAGGACTTCCACGCGGACGTCCGCACCAAGTGGGCCAAGATGAGCGCCGTCGAGCCGTACGCCTCCTACACCGGCCTGTTCAACGTCTGGGCCGTCGACGCCGTTTCCCACGACTCGGGTGTCTCCGGGGACCCGACGCAGGACGTGGTGCGGGACACCGCCCTGAACTCCGCCTTCTTCTGCGACGGCACCGAGCGGCTGCTGTGCGTGGACACCAACAAGGTCGAGTCGTACGCGGCCAAGGCCCCGGCCGCCGACCTCGTCGTGGTGCTCTCGAACTCCACCAAGTACGGCGGCGCGGGCTACAACGACATCTCCTCGCAGGTCGGTTACGACGGGATCGCCACCGCCTCCTCCGACAACGACCGGTCCGACCAGATCGCGGTGCACGAGACCGGTCACTCGCTCGGCAAGCTCGCCGACGAGTACGAATACGGCGAGTCCGGGACCTACTCGGGCCCCGAGCCCACCCAGGCCAATCTCAGCACCCTCTCCGCCGACCAGATGACCGCCCAGCAGCAGAAGTGGTACCGCTGGATCGGCCAGGAGTCACCGGACGGCGGCACGGTCGGCGCGTTCGAGGGCGGCGGCTACTACCCGCACGGGCTCAACCGCCCCACCGAAAACTCGATCATGCGGTCGCTCGGCCGGCAGTTCAACCTGCCCGGCCGTGAGGCGATGATCGCGGGCTTCTACCGCTGTGCGAGCGTGCTGAGCAGTCCGGTGACCACCGACCGGGCGGTCCCCCGCGGGGCACGTATCCGCGTGGCCGTGCCCGCCTCCGCGCGGGTGCGGTGGTACGTCGACGGCCGCGAGCGCCGGGCCGCGCGTGGCCGGCACACGGTCGTCCCGCGGGCCCTCGGGGTACCGGCCGACGGCCGCACCCATCGGGTCACCGTCCGGGCCACCGACCGTACCGACGCGGTCCGCGACCCCGCGGTGCGCAAGCTGATGTCCCGCTCGCTGACCTGGCGGGTCGCCGCTTACTAG
- a CDS encoding amino acid permease yields MTHLPPASSPHPTGHHPPGPGSPAPDTSDPEHLHRGLQPRHIQMIAIGGTIGVGLFLGSAKALHEAGPGLLITYAVAGVVVFFVMRALGELLVYRPVSGSFATYAEEFIGDWAGFATGWSYWLMWVVTGTAELTAAGIYVRFWWPEVPQWLPGLLALAVLGLANLLAVRLFGEFEFWFALIKVLTIVVLLLMAAAVLLLGFGPLGKTAALSNIWTHGGFFPHGMAGPLLAMQVVVFAFVGVELLGVTAGESKDPEKTLPSAVRRVIWRIALFYLGALTAVMALVPWNQLDPDVSPFVLVFAKVGIPAAAGVVNMVVLTAALSSCNSGVFSTGRMLLTLSRDRHAPAVFGKVSRQGVPAAGILASMTVMLLGVAANYFVPEEAFAYVTSVATIAAVFTWGIIAWAHLRYRAAVRAGRLRQVAFRMPLAPVSNYFVLAFLGLVLVLLGFDADSRIALYVAPVWAAVLLVGFHFSRRTRAAVPQTAPPGEEISPPSRLP; encoded by the coding sequence GTGACGCACCTGCCTCCCGCCTCCTCACCGCACCCCACGGGGCACCACCCCCCTGGCCCCGGCTCCCCCGCCCCTGACACCTCCGACCCCGAACACCTCCACCGGGGGCTGCAGCCCCGCCACATCCAGATGATCGCCATCGGCGGAACGATCGGCGTCGGGCTGTTCCTCGGCTCCGCCAAGGCGCTCCACGAGGCCGGACCGGGTCTGCTGATCACCTACGCGGTCGCCGGTGTGGTCGTCTTCTTCGTGATGCGTGCCCTGGGTGAGCTGCTGGTGTACCGGCCGGTGTCCGGTTCGTTCGCCACCTACGCCGAGGAGTTCATCGGCGACTGGGCCGGGTTCGCCACCGGCTGGAGCTACTGGCTGATGTGGGTGGTCACCGGTACCGCGGAGCTGACCGCGGCCGGGATCTACGTCCGCTTCTGGTGGCCCGAAGTACCCCAGTGGCTGCCCGGACTGCTGGCCCTTGCGGTGCTCGGCCTGGCCAATCTGCTGGCGGTCCGGCTGTTCGGGGAGTTCGAGTTCTGGTTCGCGCTCATCAAGGTGCTGACCATCGTCGTGCTGCTGCTCATGGCGGCGGCCGTCCTCCTCCTCGGTTTCGGCCCGCTGGGGAAGACCGCCGCGCTGAGCAACATCTGGACGCACGGTGGCTTCTTCCCGCACGGCATGGCCGGCCCGCTGCTCGCGATGCAGGTGGTCGTGTTCGCCTTCGTCGGGGTCGAGCTGCTCGGGGTGACCGCCGGGGAGAGCAAGGACCCGGAGAAGACCCTGCCCAGCGCCGTGCGCCGGGTGATCTGGCGGATCGCCCTGTTCTATCTCGGTGCCCTCACCGCGGTCATGGCGCTGGTCCCGTGGAACCAACTCGATCCGGACGTCAGCCCGTTCGTGCTGGTCTTCGCGAAGGTCGGGATTCCCGCGGCGGCCGGAGTGGTGAACATGGTGGTGCTCACCGCGGCACTGTCCTCCTGCAACAGCGGGGTGTTCTCCACCGGCCGGATGCTGCTCACCCTGTCCCGGGACCGGCACGCGCCGGCCGTCTTCGGGAAGGTCAGCCGCCAGGGCGTACCCGCCGCGGGCATCCTCGCGTCCATGACCGTCATGCTGCTGGGGGTGGCCGCGAACTACTTCGTGCCCGAAGAAGCCTTCGCGTACGTCACCAGTGTCGCGACCATCGCCGCGGTCTTCACCTGGGGCATCATCGCCTGGGCACATCTGCGCTACCGGGCGGCGGTTCGCGCCGGACGGCTGCGGCAGGTCGCCTTCCGGATGCCGCTGGCCCCCGTGTCGAACTACTTCGTCCTCGCCTTCCTCGGCCTCGTTCTGGTGCTGCTCGGCTTCGACGCCGACAGCAGAATCGCGCTGTACGTGGCTCCGGTCTGGGCGGCGGTCCTGCTGGTCGGCTTCCACTTCTCCCGCCGCACCCGCGCCGCCGTCCCGCAGACCGCACCGCCCGGCGAGGAGATCTCGCCCCCCTCGCGACTCCCCTGA
- a CDS encoding DinB family protein codes for MTGQDAPRHFAPGWKGDSRGPVPAVGGERETLGAVLDWHRDTFALKCAGLPPALLSRRAIPPSALSLHGLVRHLAGVERWWFRIQFAGEDLPLLHYSDEDPDQDFGVLDGDADAAFAVWRAECAHSRRITAQARSLEETGIRKRTGEPLSLRRILIDMIAEYARHNGHADLLRERLDGATGV; via the coding sequence ATGACCGGCCAGGACGCTCCCCGCCACTTCGCACCAGGCTGGAAGGGCGACAGCCGCGGCCCCGTGCCCGCCGTGGGCGGCGAGCGCGAGACGCTGGGCGCGGTCCTGGACTGGCACCGGGACACCTTCGCGCTCAAGTGCGCCGGTCTGCCGCCGGCCCTCCTCTCCCGGCGGGCGATACCACCTTCCGCCCTGTCCCTGCACGGGCTGGTGCGGCATCTCGCGGGCGTGGAGCGATGGTGGTTCCGCATCCAGTTCGCCGGCGAGGACCTTCCCTTGCTCCACTACTCCGACGAGGATCCCGACCAGGACTTCGGTGTCCTCGACGGAGATGCGGACGCGGCCTTCGCCGTCTGGCGGGCGGAGTGCGCGCATTCCCGGCGGATCACGGCGCAGGCCCGGTCACTGGAGGAGACAGGAATCCGCAAACGGACCGGTGAGCCCCTCTCGTTGCGCCGCATCCTGATCGACATGATCGCTGAGTACGCCCGGCACAACGGCCACGCGGATCTGCTGCGTGAGCGGCTCGACGGGGCAACGGGGGTGTGA